A segment of the Halanaerobiales bacterium genome:
AATATTACTAAGAGAAAATTAAAGAGTCTTGAATTAAAAAAAGAAAGAGAGTTTAATGATAATATTTTAAATAACCTTACAGAAATGATTATTTATATGGACACTGATTTTAATATTCAATGGGCAAATAAAGCTGCTTTAGAATATAATAATATAGATTTTGAGAATGTAAGAGGCAAAAAATGTTTCAAAAAATGGGACTTAGATGAAGCCTGTACTAACTGCCCTTTAGTTGAAGCTAAAAAAAATAAAAAAATAACTGAAACAATTATGGAAAAACCTGATCAAAGAATTTGGCGGATGAAAGCTATACCAGATTTTAATGAAAATGGTGAGATAAAAGGTTTTATAGAGGTAGCTTTGGATATAACAAAAGTTAAGAGAGCTGAAAGGAAAATAAAACAGGTAGTAAATAAATTGGAAAATCAGTTTGAAAAAGCCGGTAAATTACATGATCAATTTTTACCTTCTAGAACTCCTGAATTTGAAGATTTAACAATAGCAACTTATTATTCACCTGCAGAGAGGTTGGGAGGCGATTTTTATAATTTTATTCAGGTTGAAAATCACTTAATATTTTATATTTCGGATGTAAGTGGTCATGATTTGAGTGGTTCAATGTTAAATATTTTTTTAAAAGAAACAATTAATTCTTATCTTATTTCTAAAAATATACCTGCTAATGAAGACCTTCTAAATCCCGCAAATATTTTAAATTATATTAATAAACGATATAGTGAAGAGACCTTTCCTGATGATTATTTTATCTGTTTGATCATAGGAGTCATGGATTTAGAAACTAAAAATATTAAATATAGTAATGCTGGTATTCAAACTCCTCCTTTATTATTAAAAAAAGGTGAAGGGATAAGTTCTTTTAGTTGTGGTGGAATGCCGATTTCTTTTGTTAGTTTTGGTGAATACGATGTATGTGAGTTTAGTTTAGATCCAGGAGATGTTTTCTTTTTGAATACAGATGGTTTAATTGAACAGTCTAATAGTAGTAACAGAGAAAAAATTTATGGTCAGGAAAGATTGATTGATACCATTTATGAAAACAAAGATTTAAAGCCAGATCAAATAATTGAAAATATATATTTAGATTTTAATAATTTCAAAGGTGAAGAAATAGTTCAGGATGATGTTACTTATTTGATGTTAAAACATGAAGAATTAATATAAATAAGAAGAGTACCGTTTTCTCATATACTGCTCTATTATTAAGTAAAGAGGATTTCAGGAGTACTAAAATTTGAAATACGGCACTCTTTTTATTTATTTAAAGTCTAATATATGTCAACTTCTCAAATGAATAATTATTTACTTTTAATTAAAATTATTTCCATTAAAACCTTATATTATAGAAAAGAAGAGGGGACTATTTTCCTATATACATATTTATCATCAAATTTTTATAAATATAATTGACTATATCAGAAAAGTTTATTATGCTATAATAAGATAATAATCGATTTAGATAAATATACTCTTTAAAAATATTCATTATTCCTAAAAAATATTTAATTTAAAGTCAGGGAGTTGAGGAAAATGAATAATAAAAGAAAGAGTCTTATGACTATATTTTTGATACTATTAATCTTAGTTATAACTGGTTCTGCTTTGGCTAGCTCTCAGAAAGAAATAAATGATAAAATAAGGTATACATTAAGTATATTTAAGGTAAATAATAGTGCTGCTTCAAATATTGATCCTCCATATTTTATAGATGAAATAAACAATTTATATGAAAAAAATAATTTTGATCCAATCTGGTTCAATGAAGATGACTTTAACGAGTCAGCTTATCAATTGAGAGAAGTATTAGCTAATATTGCAGAGGAAGGCTTAAATCCCAAATTATATCGAGCTCAATTTCTTGAAAATTTTTTTAAAAAAGAAACTTTATCTTTTAAGGAAAAAGCGATTGCAGATATTTTTTTAACAAATTCTTTTTATTTACTGGCTTCCCATTTTAGTGATGGGGTTCTTGAACCAGAAAATTTTGAGAAGGAATGGTTGACTGTAAAAAAAGATATAAATT
Coding sequences within it:
- a CDS encoding SpoIIE family protein phosphatase is translated as MNKLHDNFIQSALDSLSAHIAILDKKGIIRYTNQAWKDFAESNGLVLEECCEGTNYLKIVEDSSNAGDKKIAKNIKKIINGNKKIFSLEYPCHSPDEKRWFNMRVTPFQGEGDYKVVISHENITKRKLKSLELKKEREFNDNILNNLTEMIIYMDTDFNIQWANKAALEYNNIDFENVRGKKCFKKWDLDEACTNCPLVEAKKNKKITETIMEKPDQRIWRMKAIPDFNENGEIKGFIEVALDITKVKRAERKIKQVVNKLENQFEKAGKLHDQFLPSRTPEFEDLTIATYYSPAERLGGDFYNFIQVENHLIFYISDVSGHDLSGSMLNIFLKETINSYLISKNIPANEDLLNPANILNYINKRYSEETFPDDYFICLIIGVMDLETKNIKYSNAGIQTPPLLLKKGEGISSFSCGGMPISFVSFGEYDVCEFSLDPGDVFFLNTDGLIEQSNSSNREKIYGQERLIDTIYENKDLKPDQIIENIYLDFNNFKGEEIVQDDVTYLMLKHEELI